The nucleotide window CCCCAAGGACCTAAGCCTCGACTCTAGGGACTTTACCATTAAGGGCCTGTTCTGCCCTACCTTCAGTCCCTGAATTATGACCCACGTGTTTGAGTCCATTGCCTCCATTATCTTAGAGTACCTAATCTTCAAGACCTTGAAGACCTGGGGCGAAATGTCCTCAACGGATCCTGTGTAGGGGTCTACCTTGATCACTGGCTTCCCGGTCGCCAATCCTAGACCCAGGGAGTGAAAGACCCCCCCTGAAACGTTGACGTGGACGTCAGCGTCCACCATAGCCGACTTGTAGTCACACCCCAAGACCTGCCCGTCGCCCATGAAAGGGGAGGAAGGCTTCCCAACAAGTATCTCAAAACCTTTCCCAGTAAGGAAGTCCCTTATTACTGGGATGAGCTTTCCGTGTTGCACTGTGGACGTGAGGGCTACCCTCTTTACCTTTAGGTCATTCAGGGAAGCGGCAAGCCTCTCTAGGACTTCCTGACTCAGTTCCAGTTTACTCTCGGCCTTGACGAACAGGGTTGGGAACTTGGGATAGTACCAAGTATAGGGGGAGTGACCGAAGTGGACTATTAGGTCAACCTTCAGTAGACTTGCCTCATCCTCAGCGATATCGCACGCCCCCCAACTGGGCTCCCCAGAGATGATGAACTCCACGTCTGGGACTGACCTTAACCTTTCCACAATTTCGGTCGAAAAGTATCTTAACCCTTCAGGGAATTGCAGGAGAACTCTCTTGACCTTTCTCCTTATTAGTTCAGACTTTAGGTATTCCTCATCAAAAAAGTAACTCACTGAGTTTTTTCCTCCTTAAGAGGAAGTACCACAATCTCGGTATCCAACGGGATCTTGCTCATGGCGACCTTGAAGGCCTTCTTTGCGAAATCGAGGTGCTCCTTCTTGACCCTCACAGCCATAATCATGTCTCCAAGCTTAGTTATCCTGGCAGCTGTCCCTATGGGCTTACCGAAAGATAGCCTCATCCCGTCCTGAAGCCTGTCCGCTCCCGCGAAAGCCATCATTTTGTTCTCCCTTATTACGTGATGCGGGTATTTGGTTACGAAAAGGTAGAAGTCGGTCTCGTTCCCTACAAATGAAGTTAGCTGTTTCAGAGCAATGACCCTAGCAGCTTCCAGAGCGTTATGCCTTATCTGGCCTATCTGCTTTGTGACTAACCTGACCTCAAAGTCGTACTGTTTCTTGTGGTCGCCCATGGTGAACTTGGTTATTTTGGGCTGTGGAACGCCCGGGATATACTCCTTTCTGGTATAGGCAGGACCTGAAAAGTGCCTATAGCATCTTCCTGGTCTAAGTGGCATGGTTTAAAGTAGCCTCGTGTGGTATTTAACTCTATGGTTTGTCGACTCTCTGGTGGAAGGGGTAACCTTACCCCTAGATGAGCTAGTCCATCTCGTCTGTGGGACAGTGTTCTAGATAACTGTCACGGAAACCAGGGTAAGTGAAGGGTCTAAGCTGAACCCTGAGGTAAACGTTACCCTGTGACTATCTTCCTTAAGCTTTCACGTATTTACCTAGGGACTTTTGTTCCTTTTCCACCTTATCCCAGAGGGCGTCGTAATTATCTTCAAGGAAAGCGTAAAGCTTGGCTATCCTCGCCATCACTTCAGCTTCGCTAAGGGAGTGTATCCTCAGCCCTACCCTTCCGACTGCACCACCCCTCACCATAACCCAGTGGGCGAAGACTTCCAGAGGATACTTCGAGAAGACCTCTTCCTTGGGGACTTTCCTACCGTATAGCCAGTATATCTCCCTCACGAAGTTGGAAGAGATATTCCTGAACATCCTGGGTTCCCACTCCTGAAGGATCCTCTCCCCTTCCTTGGAGAGGACATTCTTCAGGTATTGATAGCCTTCCTCTTCTCCTCCTGTCAAGGCCAGACCGGTCACAGCAATGACGAAGTCCTTTTGGGCAAGGAAGGAGTCAAAGTCCCTGTTCACGAAGAGCCAAGCGGTAGCTGCAAAGGAGTCCACTATTCCTTCCATTAATTTCCCAATGAGCTCCTCCTTGTTGAAATGCCTTTCCACGCCATTGCCGTGGAGTATATCCTCGAACTCCTGAAAGTCCACTTTACCTGCGTAAACTAGCTTCCCGTCTATGAAGACTGATGGAGTTGAGATGACGCCCCTCTCCAACGCGAGGAAGGGGTACCTCTCCGTGTCTATGATCTTGACTTTTCCAAGCAGACCCCTCTGATCTAGGTACTCCATGAGTAGGTTGCACTCGGTACAGTTCCTATGGGTAAATATCTCCACTTCCATTTATAGTCTTGTTTTCTTAGGGTTGAAGCAATTTATCTTTAACTTCCACCACGGGGTATCGAACCTCTTGTCCAGCAGCCAGACCGTTGCGTGGTCCTCCCTGCTCCTTATAGACCTTCCTATAGCCTGTTTTACCGCTACGAGCGCCGGGATCTCCATGAGGACGTCTCTAAGGCTCTGTTTCGTGAGCTTAAAGATCTCCTCACTCCTGAGCCTCAAGTAATCATCAAAGGAGGGATATGGGATCCCGCAAATGGCCACGTCGCCGATCACACTCCTTCCGTCTATCGTGAGCTCCACACCTTCCGTCAGTTTCCCTCTGGCTACCCCTGCGATGATGGTCTTTCCACCCCTTACCCTCTCCGTTACTTCTTCTAAGTTTGTACTAATCCCCTCGACGAACTTGCTCACCTTAACGTGCTTCATGACCTCCTCCATGATCTTGTAGCTTGGGAATATGGCTAGCACGTTCTTTGGGGAAGAGTAGTATATCCTCAATAGGTAACTCGCGTACTTCTTCCACATCTCCTGTCCCCTGGAGGAGTAGGAGGAGGTCACGTCTAGGGCCAGAACACAGTCGTATGTCCCGGTCACCCTGCTCTTGGTCTCCTTCTCCACGTCGATGTATAAGATTTCCCTAGAGATGCCTAGGACTTTAGATAGGTAGTCCTTGGGTTGCATAGTCCCAGACATGATTATAACTGGAATATTCTCGTTCAACACTGACACGTACTGCGTTGGGGTGACGGGCTTCCTGATTAAGCCCCCCTTGTAGGAGAACACAGGGTCTTCGTTCCCTAAGTAGAACTTAATGACTGAGCCTAAGTGAAGTCGCTTAATGGACTTGTTTAGTATCATCTCCCTCCTTCTCTCCTCGTATTCCTCCTTTAGGAGCTTAAGCTCCTCGTCCGTAGGCCTTGGAAAGTCCTTGACCAAGACGTACTTCTCTTCATCTAGGACGACCTTCCTAAGTCCTTCCTTAAGCCTGAACAGGATCTCCTTGGTAGCTTCGTTCTTAGCCTGTCTAACAGCAAGCTCGATGGTCTGCTCGGTAAGCCTCCTCTCCTCGATCTCGTTTAAGTTGTCCAGGTTATGCGCTTCGTCCACAACGATGACGTAGGACTCGAGGTCTATACCAAGGGATTCCCTCATCCACGGGATGAACAAGTAGGGGTACGTCAACGCGACCACATCTGCCTTTGGCATCTCCTCCATTAGGGTGAAGTAGGGACAGAACCCATCCAGTTTACCTCTCTCTTTTAAGTCTCTTAGGACTGAAAACGGTGGCCCTCTAGCCTGCACTAGCCCAGGGGAGGAGGTCATGCATAGGGAACACTTCACGTCCTCTGGGTCTACCCCTTCCTCGGTATAGAGACATGCCTTGGACTTCCCCACGATGAAGGAGAAAGTCTTGCCTAATCTCACTGCTTCCCTGTAAATGGGGTAAAACTCGTTAAGAGTCCTAACTGCGAAAAGAACCTTATCCCTCACTTCTAGGGCTGAGACCAACGAAAAAAGCGTTTTTCCGCTCCCTGTAGGCGACTGTAAGGCCACTAACTGGCCTTCATTCAGGGCCTTAACTACCTTATCCTTTAGCGAGTGTTGCCAGTCCCTTAGCTCCAATCCTGAGTCCTTGAGATAACTTCGTCTAACATTATATATCTTATGAAGGACTTCTCACCCAACCTCGCAACGTCGCTAGCTTTTCCTCTGACTTTGATGGTCAACATGAAACTGAAGACGTTCTCGATCTTCACTTGGGAGATTTCCTTTAAAACGTCATCTGATGGGGAGGTATCCAGGACAAGTATAGCCTTTATCTCAGTACTTGGAGAGCTCTGGGCTATCTCTACTATCCTGTAATCAACCTTGGTTCTGAGGGCTTCATTATAACTTATCATTTCACGCACCTTAATGTAGTATAGCGTTTTAACATTATAAAATAATCTGTTAAGGACTTAACGGAATAGTGACCATATAAGTGAATTATTAAGTTAATAATAATCAGGGATCTGTGCTAATTTTATTTAGATATAGAACAATCATGTTCACGTGATAATTAAGAGGCCTGAGATGAAGGTAGGGGAGAAGAGAAAAGTGGTGGATGAAGGTAAGGAGATTCTGTTGATATTCCTCGGGGGGTCTAGATACCTAGCTTTTGATAACAAATGTCCTCATCTGGGGTGTGACCTGAGCAAATACGGAGTTTTGATAAGGGAAGAGTTGGTATGTCAGTGTCACTTCAGTCACTTTTCCGTAATAGACGGGAGACCATTAAAGGGTGCGTCTAAGAGGGCAATAAGGGTTTACGATGTCAGGGTCGAAGGTGAGGATCTAGTCCTCACCCCAAGGGAGGGGGTAAGCGACCGTCAGCATAAATGAGCGCATGGGGTCTATCCTGTCTTCTTAGACGTATTAAGTGACGTGTAGGATAGGGATCCTTGTTTGGGGTCATTGGTTAGGTTTACTTCTGACATCCAGCTCTGTGAGGGTTTTTGTAGAGGTTCCGTGTGTCACTCCCCTTTCTTCAGGTTACTACTCGTTAACTTCCTCTGTCCTTAGCTATTAGGTAGTCTTAAGACGGTAAGGACGCTCTCCTCTGACGTTACTAAAGAGGTGGTCTCAATCCTCATCTTCATGGAGTTCGCCAGAGATGGGTAGTCATTAAAGGAGGTTTTAAGTAGCCTTTTACTTGCCCTAGAAGACCAGACTGGCTACCTGGAAGTGAATAACAGATATAAACTTGTTAATAAACTTGGTACCATCTTGAGACCTCTAATAGTAGCGTCACTCCCTATCTTGAGGAGGGAAGACCTAAAGAAAGTCCAGGACGTCGATGCCGATTTTGTAGAGCTACGTCTGGACTACCTAAGGGAAAGGGTGGAACCAACGGAGTTGGCATACCTCAAAGGGAAAGTCATAGTGACCTTGAGGGACAGGAATGAGGGGGGCGTGGGGAATATTGATCACGACGAGAAGGAGGCGTTCCTCAAGAAGCTCTTTGACCTCGGCGTGATGTATGATGTGGAGGAGTCCTTCCTGAGGAAGAGGAAAGTTCCTTACGAAGGACAAGTAGTCTCAGCTCATTATTTCTCCAGGTTGCCTGATAAAGAGGAGGTGGACCAGATCTTCTCAAGGTTTAAGCAAGCATATACGGTCAAGGTAGCCGTCTCTAATCTTCCCGGATACAGGGAAACTTTAGCA belongs to Metallosphaera tengchongensis and includes:
- a CDS encoding 50S ribosomal protein L16, giving the protein MPLRPGRCYRHFSGPAYTRKEYIPGVPQPKITKFTMGDHKKQYDFEVRLVTKQIGQIRHNALEAARVIALKQLTSFVGNETDFYLFVTKYPHHVIRENKMMAFAGADRLQDGMRLSFGKPIGTAARITKLGDMIMAVRVKKEHLDFAKKAFKVAMSKIPLDTEIVVLPLKEEKTQ
- a CDS encoding type I 3-dehydroquinate dehydratase; protein product: MRPLIVASLPILRREDLKKVQDVDADFVELRLDYLRERVEPTELAYLKGKVIVTLRDRNEGGVGNIDHDEKEAFLKKLFDLGVMYDVEESFLRKRKVPYEGQVVSAHYFSRLPDKEEVDQIFSRFKQAYTVKVAVSNLPGYRETLAYISEKPNATFMPMNVKPMERLAFALLGSKLLYTYVEAPTAQGQMNYKEAKRLLDFLFENGK
- a CDS encoding Rieske (2Fe-2S) protein, which codes for MIIKRPEMKVGEKRKVVDEGKEILLIFLGGSRYLAFDNKCPHLGCDLSKYGVLIREELVCQCHFSHFSVIDGRPLKGASKRAIRVYDVRVEGEDLVLTPREGVSDRQHK
- a CDS encoding helicase C-terminal domain-containing protein; its protein translation is MELRDWQHSLKDKVVKALNEGQLVALQSPTGSGKTLFSLVSALEVRDKVLFAVRTLNEFYPIYREAVRLGKTFSFIVGKSKACLYTEEGVDPEDVKCSLCMTSSPGLVQARGPPFSVLRDLKERGKLDGFCPYFTLMEEMPKADVVALTYPYLFIPWMRESLGIDLESYVIVVDEAHNLDNLNEIEERRLTEQTIELAVRQAKNEATKEILFRLKEGLRKVVLDEEKYVLVKDFPRPTDEELKLLKEEYEERRREMILNKSIKRLHLGSVIKFYLGNEDPVFSYKGGLIRKPVTPTQYVSVLNENIPVIIMSGTMQPKDYLSKVLGISREILYIDVEKETKSRVTGTYDCVLALDVTSSYSSRGQEMWKKYASYLLRIYYSSPKNVLAIFPSYKIMEEVMKHVKVSKFVEGISTNLEEVTERVRGGKTIIAGVARGKLTEGVELTIDGRSVIGDVAICGIPYPSFDDYLRLRSEEIFKLTKQSLRDVLMEIPALVAVKQAIGRSIRSREDHATVWLLDKRFDTPWWKLKINCFNPKKTRL
- the dph2 gene encoding diphthamide biosynthesis enzyme Dph2, whose product is MSYFFDEEYLKSELIRRKVKRVLLQFPEGLRYFSTEIVERLRSVPDVEFIISGEPSWGACDIAEDEASLLKVDLIVHFGHSPYTWYYPKFPTLFVKAESKLELSQEVLERLAASLNDLKVKRVALTSTVQHGKLIPVIRDFLTGKGFEILVGKPSSPFMGDGQVLGCDYKSAMVDADVHVNVSGGVFHSLGLGLATGKPVIKVDPYTGSVEDISPQVFKVLKIRYSKIMEAMDSNTWVIIQGLKVGQNRPLMVKSLESRLRSLGKRTFVVTSKVLTKDSLRNLDRSYIDAFVVTSCPRLPTDDLYSYEKPVLTPGEAKMIITNKLEPYIFPW
- a CDS encoding thioredoxin family protein, with product MEVEIFTHRNCTECNLLMEYLDQRGLLGKVKIIDTERYPFLALERGVISTPSVFIDGKLVYAGKVDFQEFEDILHGNGVERHFNKEELIGKLMEGIVDSFAATAWLFVNRDFDSFLAQKDFVIAVTGLALTGGEEEGYQYLKNVLSKEGERILQEWEPRMFRNISSNFVREIYWLYGRKVPKEEVFSKYPLEVFAHWVMVRGGAVGRVGLRIHSLSEAEVMARIAKLYAFLEDNYDALWDKVEKEQKSLGKYVKA